A portion of the Pseudoxanthomonas sp. JBR18 genome contains these proteins:
- a CDS encoding AI-2E family transporter: MIEDPQQEIAQFLRRLQWVALGVAVVWLMWLLSPVLTPFACAAILGWMGDPLVDRLEERGWSRNTSVVVVFCVMTLAVVVVMLLLVPTIQDQVATLVRSLPRYQQWFYDTAVPWIENRFSVRIADYLDFSHIWELLRSNWERAGGVAKTVWGYVSRSGFALFGWMANLVLIPVIAFFFLRDWDLIVGRVASMVPRNHIGTVSRLAAESSAVLSGFLRGQLLVMIILGVLYGAGLWAVGLDLGILIGIVAGLLTFVPYLGPISGVLMGLIAALMQYGDWKHLVLVSIVFGVGQVIESYVLTPKLVGDRIGLHPVAVIFAVLACGQLFGFLGMLLALPIAAVVNVLLRYAHERYTHSQLYAGGTPTILLDAGQVVAEPVDDANTP, translated from the coding sequence ATCATCGAAGACCCGCAGCAGGAAATCGCCCAGTTCCTGCGCCGCCTGCAGTGGGTGGCGCTCGGCGTGGCCGTGGTGTGGCTGATGTGGCTGCTCTCGCCGGTGCTCACCCCGTTCGCCTGCGCGGCGATCCTGGGCTGGATGGGCGATCCGCTCGTGGACCGGCTCGAGGAACGCGGCTGGTCGCGCAACACCTCGGTGGTGGTGGTGTTCTGCGTGATGACCCTGGCGGTCGTGGTGGTGATGTTGCTGTTGGTGCCAACCATCCAGGACCAGGTGGCAACGCTGGTCCGCTCGCTGCCGCGCTACCAGCAGTGGTTCTACGACACCGCCGTGCCGTGGATCGAGAACAGGTTCAGCGTTCGCATCGCCGATTACCTGGATTTCAGCCACATCTGGGAGCTGCTGCGCAGCAACTGGGAGCGTGCTGGCGGCGTGGCCAAGACGGTGTGGGGCTATGTCTCGCGCTCGGGCTTCGCCCTGTTTGGCTGGATGGCCAACCTGGTGCTGATCCCGGTCATCGCCTTCTTCTTCCTGCGCGACTGGGACCTGATCGTCGGCCGCGTCGCCTCGATGGTGCCGCGCAACCACATCGGCACGGTCAGCCGGCTGGCGGCCGAGTCCAGCGCGGTGCTCAGCGGCTTCCTGCGCGGACAGCTGCTGGTGATGATCATCCTGGGCGTGCTGTACGGCGCGGGCCTGTGGGCGGTGGGGCTGGATCTGGGCATCCTGATCGGCATCGTCGCCGGCCTGTTGACCTTCGTGCCCTACCTGGGGCCGATCAGCGGTGTGCTCATGGGCCTGATCGCCGCGCTGATGCAGTACGGCGACTGGAAGCACCTGGTGCTGGTGTCCATCGTGTTCGGCGTTGGCCAGGTAATCGAAAGCTATGTGCTGACGCCCAAGCTGGTCGGCGACCGCATTGGCCTGCATCCGGTAGCCGTGATCTTTGCGGTGCTGGCCTGCGGGCAGCTGTTCGGCTTCCTCGGCATGCTGCTGGCGCTGCCGATCGCCGCCGTGGTCAACGTGCTGTTGCGCTATGCGCACGAGCGCTATACCCACAGCCAACTCTACGCGGGCGGCACGCCGACGATCCTGCTCGATGCTGGTCAGGTCGTGGCCGAACCCGTGGACGACGCGAACACGCCATGA
- a CDS encoding DUF2066 domain-containing protein, whose translation MRRLPAFAAAVFLFFCAFAASAQDGLRTEGDVAKAQGLYEAEATVASQGEADRNGGFSRALGQVLAKVSGDAGAISRPGVAAGLRDAKDYVESYDYRQDQGTSASGAPTFRTTLVVRFDQQKVDVLASVLGLSVWPQPRPKPVVWLSIDDGSGPRLVTVKESAAVRSLLDRAVDRGFRLGLPQGTAAETALVGAIGRGDTAAVARASARYAPPMQLIGKLYRGKSGWVADWNFVDNGKVLATWSADNADARQAMASGADGAADALVKRYAKQAVGGQAGTYRVVFAGIRSTEDYLRLSAALQQAPVVRRIAPVRVDGDRMEVDLDLLSGIDGLKRMLGDDGPVVGGDGDPPVFYIK comes from the coding sequence ATGCGCCGTCTCCCCGCTTTCGCCGCCGCCGTTTTTCTCTTTTTCTGCGCGTTTGCCGCCTCGGCGCAGGACGGCCTGCGGACCGAGGGCGACGTCGCCAAGGCCCAGGGCCTGTACGAGGCCGAGGCGACGGTCGCCAGCCAGGGCGAGGCGGACCGTAATGGCGGGTTCTCCCGCGCCCTGGGCCAGGTGCTGGCCAAGGTCAGTGGCGATGCCGGGGCCATCTCGCGCCCGGGCGTGGCCGCCGGCCTGCGCGATGCGAAGGATTACGTCGAAAGTTACGACTATCGCCAGGACCAGGGCACCTCGGCCAGCGGCGCGCCGACCTTCCGGACCACCCTGGTGGTGCGCTTCGATCAGCAGAAGGTCGATGTGCTGGCCAGCGTCCTGGGACTGTCGGTGTGGCCGCAGCCGCGGCCCAAGCCAGTGGTATGGCTGTCCATCGACGATGGCAGCGGCCCGCGCCTGGTGACGGTCAAGGAGTCGGCCGCGGTGCGCTCGCTGCTGGATCGGGCCGTGGATCGCGGCTTCAGGCTGGGACTGCCGCAGGGGACGGCCGCCGAGACAGCGCTGGTCGGCGCCATCGGGCGTGGGGATACCGCGGCGGTGGCGCGGGCCTCGGCGCGCTATGCGCCGCCGATGCAGCTGATCGGCAAGCTCTACCGGGGCAAGTCCGGCTGGGTCGCCGACTGGAATTTCGTCGATAACGGCAAGGTCCTGGCGACCTGGTCGGCCGACAACGCCGATGCACGGCAGGCGATGGCCAGCGGCGCCGATGGCGCCGCCGATGCGCTGGTCAAGCGCTACGCCAAGCAGGCGGTGGGTGGACAGGCGGGTACCTATCGGGTGGTGTTCGCCGGCATCCGCAGCACCGAGGACTACCTGCGGCTGTCGGCTGCGCTGCAGCAGGCGCCGGTGGTGCGGCGTATCGCGCCGGTGCGCGTGGATGGGGACCGGATGGAGGTCGACCTGGACCTGCTGAGCGGCATCGACGGGCTCAAGCGCATGCTGGGCGATGACGGCCCGGTGGTCGGCGGCGACGGCGACCCACCGGTGTTCTACATCAAGTAA
- the purM gene encoding phosphoribosylformylglycinamidine cyclo-ligase, with the protein MTYRDAGVDIDAGNEVVERIKPLVKRSFRPEVMGGLGGFGALFNLSGKYAEPVLVSGTDGVGTKLKLAQQLGRHDTIGIDLVGMCVNDVLVQGAEPLFFLDYFATGKLDVETTVAVVGGIAKGCELSGCALIGGETAEMPDMYAPGDYDLAGFTVGAVEKADMLDGSAVSEGDVLIGLASSGAHSNGYSLIRRIYDRAGRPGTLDIGGVSLEDALMAPTTLYVKPVLELLRTHGAGTGKPIHAMAHITGGGLTENIIRVVPEGLGLDIDASSWPLPPLFQWLQREGAVADAEMWRTFNCGIGFVLIADPSSVAALEASLQAAGIGHWQIGKVVQAGTGERVRIG; encoded by the coding sequence CTGACCTACCGCGACGCGGGAGTGGACATCGATGCCGGCAACGAAGTGGTCGAGCGCATCAAGCCCCTGGTCAAGCGCAGCTTCCGCCCGGAGGTGATGGGCGGCCTGGGCGGCTTCGGAGCGCTGTTCAACCTGTCGGGTAAGTACGCCGAGCCGGTGCTGGTCTCCGGCACCGACGGGGTGGGCACCAAGCTCAAGCTGGCCCAGCAGTTGGGTCGCCACGACACGATCGGCATCGATCTGGTCGGCATGTGCGTGAACGACGTCCTGGTCCAGGGCGCCGAGCCGCTGTTCTTCCTCGACTATTTCGCCACCGGCAAGCTGGACGTGGAGACCACCGTGGCCGTGGTCGGCGGCATCGCCAAAGGCTGCGAGCTGTCCGGCTGCGCCCTGATCGGTGGCGAGACCGCCGAGATGCCCGACATGTACGCCCCGGGCGACTACGACCTGGCCGGCTTCACCGTGGGCGCGGTTGAAAAGGCCGACATGCTCGACGGCAGCGCGGTGAGCGAGGGAGACGTGCTGATCGGCCTGGCCTCTTCGGGCGCGCATTCCAACGGCTATTCGCTGATCCGCCGCATCTACGACCGCGCCGGCCGGCCGGGCACGCTGGACATCGGCGGGGTCAGCCTGGAAGACGCGCTGATGGCGCCCACCACCCTGTACGTCAAGCCGGTGCTGGAGTTGCTGCGCACGCACGGCGCCGGGACCGGCAAGCCGATCCACGCCATGGCCCACATCACCGGCGGCGGCCTGACCGAAAACATCATCCGCGTGGTCCCCGAAGGCCTGGGCCTGGACATCGATGCCTCCTCTTGGCCCCTGCCGCCGCTGTTCCAGTGGCTGCAGCGCGAAGGCGCGGTGGCCGATGCGGAAATGTGGCGCACCTTCAACTGTGGGATCGGCTTCGTCCTGATCGCCGATCCGTCGAGCGTGGCGGCGTTGGAGGCCAGCCTGCAGGCCGCCGGCATCGGGCACTGGCAGATCGGCAAGGTCGTCCAGGCCGGCACCGGCGAGCGCGTGCGGATCGGCTGA
- a CDS encoding GlsB/YeaQ/YmgE family stress response membrane protein, which produces MDSLFGSDSWLYIILVGFVVGLLARVITPHNARMGCLLTILLGIAGAVLAGWFGRSMGWYAPGEPAGFIGALIGAVVILGLTSLFTRPIRNGRR; this is translated from the coding sequence ATGGATTCCCTCTTCGGCAGCGACAGCTGGCTCTACATCATCCTGGTGGGCTTCGTCGTCGGCCTGCTCGCGCGCGTGATCACGCCGCACAACGCCCGCATGGGCTGCCTGCTGACCATCCTGCTCGGCATCGCCGGCGCGGTGCTGGCGGGATGGTTCGGCCGCAGCATGGGCTGGTATGCGCCAGGCGAACCGGCCGGCTTTATCGGGGCGCTGATCGGCGCGGTGGTGATCCTGGGACTGACCAGCCTGTTCACCCGCCCCATCCGCAACGGCCGGCGCTGA
- a CDS encoding phosphotransferase — protein sequence MSFPPPDSARQAQRLAWARGALDASDAGLIRASIDAGQRSYWRTIGPPTSRIVMDSPPGLEDVRPWLHWHAVLDAGGVRVPQILARDVEAGFLLLEDLGQPTLAQRLAADPADADAWFDAAIDQLLRLQTITPPEGTGVFGEALLQRDAGLFEEWFLGRHLGLTLDCAASDGLELVQRRLMDNALSQAQVLTHRDFMPRNLMPVTPGPAMLDFQDCVRGPVAYDAVSMLKDAFLSWPLARADGWLLRYHARAVEAGVPVPASPEVFLRDADWMGIQRHLKILGIFCRLHYRDGKSQYLPDLRRFIAYLDEVLPRHPQLAPLQALLDTQIRPALERRPA from the coding sequence ATGTCATTCCCCCCGCCAGACAGCGCGCGCCAGGCGCAGCGACTGGCCTGGGCGCGCGGTGCGCTGGATGCATCGGACGCCGGTCTGATCCGCGCCAGTATCGACGCAGGCCAGCGCAGCTACTGGCGCACCATCGGCCCCCCCACATCCCGCATCGTGATGGATTCCCCGCCGGGCCTGGAGGATGTCCGGCCATGGCTGCACTGGCACGCGGTGCTCGATGCCGGCGGCGTGCGCGTGCCGCAGATTCTCGCCCGTGACGTGGAGGCCGGTTTCCTGCTGCTGGAAGACCTTGGCCAACCGACGCTGGCCCAGCGCCTGGCCGCCGATCCGGCCGATGCCGACGCGTGGTTCGACGCAGCCATTGACCAGTTGCTGCGCCTGCAGACGATCACGCCACCAGAGGGCACCGGCGTCTTCGGCGAGGCCCTTCTGCAACGGGATGCGGGACTGTTCGAGGAATGGTTCCTTGGCCGGCATCTGGGCCTCACCCTGGACTGCGCCGCCAGCGACGGCCTGGAGCTGGTGCAGCGGCGCCTGATGGACAACGCGCTGTCCCAGGCCCAGGTGTTGACCCACCGCGATTTCATGCCGCGCAACCTCATGCCCGTAACGCCGGGACCGGCGATGCTGGATTTCCAGGACTGCGTCCGGGGCCCGGTGGCCTACGACGCGGTCAGCATGCTCAAGGACGCCTTCCTGAGCTGGCCGCTGGCGCGCGCCGACGGCTGGCTGCTGCGCTACCACGCGCGCGCCGTGGAGGCCGGCGTTCCCGTGCCGGCCTCGCCGGAGGTCTTCCTGCGCGATGCGGACTGGATGGGGATCCAGCGTCATCTGAAGATCCTGGGCATCTTCTGCCGGCTGCACTATCGCGACGGCAAATCGCAGTACCTGCCGGATCTGCGACGCTTCATCGCCTACCTGGACGAAGTGCTGCCGCGACACCCACAGCTCGCCCCGCTGCAGGCACTGCTGGACACGCAGATCCGCCCCGCCCTGGAGCGCCGCCCCGCATGA
- the murU gene encoding N-acetylmuramate alpha-1-phosphate uridylyltransferase MurU, which yields MKALVFSAGLGERMRPLTDTTPKPLLQVGGQPLIAWHLRKLAAMGITEVVINLSWLAEQFPQVLGDGSEYGVRIAWSHEGLVPLETGGGMLHALPLLGHAPFLAVNGDVWTDLDFTTLPREPAGEAHLVMIDNPPHHPRGDFHFETGDRLLPRRDGAANFTYSGIGVYRPSLLRDWHKVFEASTSPGLDGQPPRFPLAPLLRAAMQRGAVSGQHHRGRWTDVGTPQRLAELDMQLASETGDRVTPPG from the coding sequence ATGAAGGCGCTGGTGTTTTCCGCCGGGCTGGGCGAACGCATGCGGCCACTGACCGACACCACGCCCAAGCCGCTGCTGCAGGTCGGGGGTCAGCCCCTGATCGCCTGGCACCTGCGCAAGCTGGCGGCGATGGGCATCACCGAGGTGGTGATCAACCTGAGCTGGCTGGCCGAGCAGTTCCCGCAGGTCCTGGGCGACGGCAGCGAGTACGGCGTGCGCATCGCCTGGTCGCACGAAGGCCTGGTGCCCCTGGAAACCGGCGGCGGCATGCTGCACGCCCTTCCGCTGCTGGGCCACGCGCCCTTTCTGGCGGTCAATGGCGATGTCTGGACCGACCTGGACTTCACCACCCTGCCGCGCGAACCAGCCGGCGAAGCGCACCTGGTGATGATCGACAACCCGCCGCACCACCCCCGCGGGGATTTCCATTTCGAAACCGGCGACCGGCTGCTGCCCCGCCGCGATGGCGCGGCGAACTTCACCTATTCCGGGATCGGGGTCTATCGTCCCAGCCTGCTGCGCGACTGGCACAAGGTCTTCGAGGCCAGCACCAGCCCAGGCCTGGACGGGCAACCGCCGCGCTTTCCCCTGGCGCCCCTGCTGCGCGCGGCCATGCAGCGCGGCGCGGTCAGCGGCCAGCATCACCGTGGACGCTGGACCGATGTCGGCACGCCGCAGCGCCTGGCCGAACTCGACATGCAATTGGCTTCGGAGACCGGCGACAGGGTCACGCCGCCAGGCTGA
- the hda gene encoding DnaA regulatory inactivator Hda → MTVPQLPLALRTPPDQRLDSFIGAPAGALEQVAALAQAPESDWLYLSAAAGAGKTHLALAACAAAAEVGRAAAYLPLQAARGRLQQALDGLEGNALVVLDGLEAVAGERADEVALFDFHNRARSAGIGLLYTAADLPDAIGLLLPDLRSRLSQCARIVLRPLDDVGRAALLRDRASRRGLVLEDAAVDWMLTRTPREAAQLVDLVQRLDRASLAAQRRVTVPFLRQVLAEG, encoded by the coding sequence ATGACCGTTCCACAGTTGCCCCTGGCCCTGCGCACGCCGCCGGACCAGCGCCTGGACAGTTTCATCGGCGCACCGGCCGGCGCGTTGGAGCAGGTGGCGGCGCTGGCCCAGGCGCCGGAGTCGGACTGGCTCTATCTGTCCGCGGCTGCCGGTGCCGGCAAGACCCATCTGGCGCTGGCGGCCTGCGCCGCCGCCGCCGAGGTCGGGCGCGCGGCGGCCTACCTGCCACTGCAGGCGGCACGCGGTCGTCTCCAACAGGCGCTCGATGGACTGGAAGGCAACGCCCTGGTGGTGCTCGATGGCCTGGAAGCCGTGGCCGGTGAGCGCGCCGACGAGGTCGCCCTGTTCGATTTTCACAATCGTGCCCGGAGTGCCGGGATCGGCCTGCTCTACACCGCTGCCGATCTCCCCGATGCGATCGGTCTGCTGCTGCCGGACCTGCGTTCGCGTCTGTCCCAATGCGCGCGCATCGTGTTGCGCCCGTTGGACGATGTGGGCCGCGCGGCTCTCCTGCGCGACCGTGCATCGCGTCGCGGGCTCGTGCTGGAAGACGCCGCAGTCGACTGGATGCTGACCCGCACCCCGCGCGAAGCCGCCCAGCTGGTCGACCTGGTGCAACGCCTGGATCGCGCCTCGCTGGCCGCCCAGCGGCGGGTCACCGTCCCGTTCCTGCGCCAGGTGCTCGCCGAGGGCTGA
- a CDS encoding mannose-1-phosphate guanylyltransferase/mannose-6-phosphate isomerase, whose protein sequence is MTKLQPVLLSGGSGTRLWPLSREAYPKQFLPLGGEDTMVQATWRRVEPLTSLPPLVVANEDHRFLVAEQLREIRAPQPRILLEPVGRNTAPAIAAAALCALEDGEDPLLLVLPSDHVITNPEAFRNAVEQASPEAESGALVTFGVVPSHPETGFGYIQAASGTGVQPVQRFVEKPDAETAAKYLAEGGYYWNSGMFLFKASRYIEELQKFNPEMVAAVRDSLEQAKRDGDFIRLDKEAFTASPSDSIDYAVMEKTADAKVLPLDVGWNDVGSWSALWDVTDKDDNGNACEGDVITIDTHNSYVYAESLVALVGLDDVVVVETDDSILVAKKDRVQDVKKVVAQLKHDQRSQAVLHRKVYRPWGAYDSIDMGARFQVKRITVNPGATLSLQMHHHRAEHWIVVSGTAEVTRGDEVILLTENQSTYIPLGVTHRLKNPGRLPLELIEVQSGSYLGEDDIVRFEDQYGRAGG, encoded by the coding sequence ATGACGAAGCTTCAACCCGTGCTGCTCTCGGGCGGCTCCGGTACACGCCTGTGGCCGCTGTCGCGCGAGGCCTATCCAAAACAGTTCCTGCCGCTGGGCGGCGAGGACACCATGGTGCAAGCGACGTGGCGCCGGGTGGAGCCGCTGACCTCGCTGCCGCCGTTGGTGGTAGCCAACGAGGACCACCGCTTCCTGGTGGCCGAGCAACTGCGCGAGATCCGCGCACCGCAGCCGCGCATCCTGCTCGAACCGGTCGGGCGTAATACTGCACCGGCCATCGCCGCCGCCGCGCTGTGCGCGCTGGAGGACGGCGAGGATCCGCTGCTGCTGGTGCTTCCTTCGGACCACGTGATCACCAATCCGGAGGCCTTCCGCAATGCAGTGGAGCAGGCCTCCCCTGAGGCCGAGTCCGGCGCGCTGGTGACCTTCGGCGTGGTGCCCAGCCATCCGGAAACCGGCTTCGGTTACATCCAGGCGGCCAGTGGCACCGGCGTCCAGCCGGTGCAGCGCTTCGTCGAGAAACCCGATGCAGAGACGGCGGCCAAGTACCTGGCCGAGGGCGGCTATTACTGGAACAGCGGCATGTTCCTGTTCAAGGCCAGCCGCTACATCGAAGAACTGCAGAAGTTCAACCCGGAGATGGTGGCCGCGGTCAGGGACTCGCTTGAGCAGGCCAAGCGCGATGGCGATTTCATCCGCCTGGACAAGGAGGCCTTCACCGCCTCGCCGTCCGATTCGATCGACTACGCGGTGATGGAAAAGACCGCCGATGCCAAGGTGCTCCCGCTGGACGTTGGCTGGAACGACGTCGGCTCCTGGTCGGCGCTGTGGGACGTGACCGACAAGGACGACAATGGCAACGCCTGCGAAGGCGATGTCATCACCATCGACACGCACAACAGCTATGTCTACGCCGAAAGCCTGGTCGCGCTGGTGGGCCTGGATGACGTGGTCGTGGTCGAGACCGACGATTCCATCCTGGTGGCCAAGAAGGACCGCGTGCAGGACGTCAAGAAGGTCGTGGCCCAGCTCAAGCATGACCAGCGCAGTCAGGCGGTCCTGCATCGCAAGGTCTATCGTCCCTGGGGCGCCTACGATTCGATCGACATGGGCGCGCGCTTCCAGGTCAAGCGCATCACGGTCAATCCCGGTGCAACGCTGAGCCTGCAGATGCACCACCACCGTGCCGAGCATTGGATCGTCGTCAGTGGCACCGCCGAGGTGACGCGCGGCGATGAGGTCATCCTGCTGACCGAGAACCAAAGCACCTACATCCCGCTGGGCGTGACGCATCGCCTGAAGAATCCCGGTCGCCTGCCGCTGGAGCTGATCGAAGTGCAGTCCGGCAGCTACCTGGGTGAGGATGACATCGTGCGCTTCGAGGACCAGTACGGCCGCGCCGGAGGCTGA
- a CDS encoding MFS family transporter, with product MTATSHPHYSAEEKRKRVFAIIGASSGNLVEWFDFYVYAFASLYFASAFFPGGDSTVQYLKTAGVFAIGFLMRPIGGWMFGRIADRLGRKRAMLISVLMMCAGSLGIAVLPTYASIGVAAPILLLVIRMFQGLSVGGEYGTTATYMSEVALRGQRGFFASFQYVTLIGGQLLAVLTVVIMEQFLSEAELKAWGWRLPFVVGAIAAVVSLMLRRSLHETSRAEDRDNKEAGTLRSLFRHHKGAFFTVLGYTAGGSLIFYTFTTYMQKYLVNTTGLEAKTASLVMTGALFLYMCMQPLFGMIADRIGRRHSMMLFGGLGTLATYPILAVIKGTHSPVVAFALIVLALAIVSFYTSISGLVKAEMFPPEVRALGVGLSYAVANAIFGGSAEYVGLQFKDLGHESGFFVYVTVMMLIAFLVSLRLPKTPSYLHNDH from the coding sequence ATGACAGCAACTTCCCATCCGCATTACTCGGCCGAGGAGAAGCGCAAGCGCGTCTTCGCCATCATCGGCGCGTCCTCCGGCAACCTGGTCGAATGGTTCGACTTCTACGTCTACGCCTTCGCATCGCTGTATTTCGCAAGCGCGTTCTTCCCCGGTGGCGACAGCACCGTGCAGTACCTCAAGACGGCCGGCGTCTTCGCGATCGGCTTCCTGATGCGACCCATTGGCGGCTGGATGTTCGGGCGCATCGCCGACCGGCTGGGCCGCAAGCGCGCGATGCTGATCTCGGTGCTGATGATGTGCGCCGGGTCCCTGGGCATCGCGGTGTTGCCGACCTACGCCAGCATCGGGGTGGCCGCGCCGATCCTGCTGCTGGTCATCCGCATGTTCCAGGGACTGTCGGTCGGCGGCGAGTACGGCACCACCGCCACCTACATGAGCGAAGTCGCCCTGCGTGGCCAACGCGGATTCTTTGCTTCCTTCCAGTACGTCACGCTCATCGGCGGCCAGCTGCTGGCGGTGTTGACGGTGGTGATCATGGAGCAATTCCTCAGCGAGGCCGAATTGAAGGCCTGGGGCTGGCGGTTGCCATTCGTGGTGGGCGCTATCGCCGCGGTCGTGTCGCTGATGCTGCGCCGCTCGCTGCATGAGACCAGCCGCGCCGAGGACCGCGACAACAAGGAGGCCGGCACCCTGCGCAGCCTGTTCCGCCATCACAAGGGCGCCTTCTTCACCGTGCTGGGTTACACCGCCGGTGGCTCGCTGATCTTCTATACCTTCACCACCTACATGCAGAAGTACCTGGTCAACACCACCGGGTTGGAGGCGAAGACCGCCAGCCTGGTGATGACCGGCGCGCTGTTTCTCTACATGTGCATGCAGCCGCTGTTCGGCATGATCGCCGACCGCATTGGGCGCCGGCATTCGATGATGCTGTTCGGTGGGCTCGGCACGCTGGCGACCTATCCGATCCTGGCGGTGATCAAGGGCACCCACAGCCCGGTGGTGGCCTTTGCGCTGATCGTGCTGGCGCTGGCGATCGTGAGTTTCTACACCTCCATCAGCGGGTTGGTGAAGGCCGAGATGTTCCCGCCGGAAGTGCGTGCGCTGGGGGTGGGACTGTCCTATGCGGTGGCCAACGCGATCTTCGGGGGCTCGGCCGAATATGTCGGCCTGCAGTTCAAGGACCTGGGCCACGAGAGTGGGTTTTTCGTCTATGTCACCGTGATGATGCTGATTGCCTTCCTGGTCAGTCTGCGCCTGCCCAAGACCCCGTCCTATCTGCACAACGATCACTAG
- a CDS encoding M20 family metallopeptidase, with protein sequence MDSARLDQFVDGLWDEQIVPQLVDYIRIPNKSPMFDTDWVKHGYMDQAVRLMESWARAQPIEGLQVEVVQLEGRTPLIYLEIPASGAETGEDCVLLYGHLDKQPEMTGWDDDLGPWTPVIKGDKLYGRGGADDGYAIFGSLAAVMALQAQGLPHARCVVLIEACEESGSYDLPAYVDHLAERIGKPSLVVCLDSGCGNYEQLWCTTSLRGLAGGNLTVKVLSEGVHSGDASGVVPSSFRLLRQLLSRLEDEDTGRIVIEDLHVEIPAERLEQAAKVAEVLGDEVFTKFPFLPGMSPMNPERTELVLNRTWRPALSVTGVDGMPPLASAGNVLRPHTAVKLSLRLPPTLDGKRAGEILKEVLLRDPPNGAKVELTLEKSSSGWNAPAQAPWLSAAIEAASQATFGKPAMYMGEGGSIPFMGMLGEKFPGAQFMITGVLGPHSNAHGPNEFLHIPMGKRVTACVSHVIHAHHAASVAGLTTGVAAAASTQERGEHGCC encoded by the coding sequence ATGGACAGCGCCCGCCTTGATCAGTTCGTCGACGGACTGTGGGACGAGCAAATCGTTCCACAGCTGGTCGACTACATCCGTATCCCCAACAAATCCCCGATGTTCGACACCGACTGGGTCAAGCACGGCTACATGGACCAGGCCGTGCGCCTGATGGAATCCTGGGCCCGTGCGCAACCGATCGAGGGCCTGCAGGTCGAGGTGGTGCAACTGGAAGGGCGCACGCCGCTGATCTACCTGGAGATCCCGGCCTCGGGCGCCGAGACGGGCGAGGACTGCGTCCTGCTCTACGGGCACCTGGACAAGCAGCCGGAGATGACCGGTTGGGACGATGACCTGGGCCCCTGGACGCCGGTGATCAAGGGGGACAAGCTCTACGGGCGCGGCGGCGCGGACGATGGCTATGCGATCTTCGGCTCGCTGGCCGCGGTCATGGCGCTGCAGGCGCAGGGCCTGCCACATGCACGCTGCGTGGTGCTGATCGAGGCCTGCGAGGAATCGGGCAGCTACGACCTGCCTGCCTACGTCGATCACCTGGCCGAGCGCATCGGCAAACCGTCGCTGGTGGTCTGTCTGGACTCGGGCTGTGGCAACTACGAGCAGCTGTGGTGCACGACCTCGCTGCGTGGGCTGGCCGGCGGCAACCTCACGGTCAAGGTGCTCAGCGAAGGCGTGCACTCCGGCGATGCTTCCGGCGTGGTGCCCTCCAGCTTCCGCCTGCTGCGCCAATTGCTCTCGCGCCTGGAGGACGAGGACACCGGCCGGATCGTGATCGAAGACCTGCACGTGGAAATCCCGGCCGAGCGCCTGGAGCAGGCCGCCAAGGTGGCCGAAGTCCTGGGCGATGAAGTCTTCACCAAGTTCCCGTTCCTGCCCGGCATGTCCCCGATGAACCCGGAACGCACCGAACTGGTCCTCAACCGGACCTGGCGGCCCGCCCTGTCGGTGACCGGCGTGGACGGCATGCCGCCGCTGGCCTCGGCCGGCAACGTGCTGCGCCCGCATACGGCGGTCAAGCTCTCGCTGCGCCTGCCCCCGACACTGGACGGCAAGCGCGCCGGCGAAATCCTCAAGGAGGTGCTGCTGCGCGACCCGCCCAACGGCGCCAAGGTGGAGCTGACCCTGGAGAAATCATCTTCGGGCTGGAACGCACCGGCGCAGGCGCCGTGGCTGAGCGCGGCCATCGAAGCCGCCTCGCAGGCGACCTTCGGCAAGCCGGCGATGTACATGGGCGAAGGCGGCTCGATCCCGTTCATGGGCATGCTGGGCGAGAAGTTCCCCGGCGCGCAGTTCATGATCACCGGCGTGCTGGGCCCGCACTCCAACGCGCATGGCCCCAACGAATTCCTGCACATTCCCATGGGCAAGCGCGTGACCGCCTGCGTGTCGCACGTGATCCACGCCCACCACGCCGCCAGCGTGGCAGGCCTGACCACCGGCGTGGCGGCGGCGGCCAGCACCCAGGAGCGCGGGGAACACGGCTGCTGCTGA